The following proteins are co-located in the Sporolactobacillus pectinivorans genome:
- a CDS encoding aldo/keto reductase translates to MQYVDVAEGLKFSKVIAGTMRAAHEGLSGKKMADFVNRCLDAGVTTFDHADIYGYFESSRLFGEAVLKDNPSLRDKIQVVTKFNIILPREENGYAHYYDSSVKHLNESLNKSLEVLHTDYVDVLLIHRLDPLLNPKALAEGLDDLIKQGKVRHIGISNASYTYFEMVSKYVKTPLVTNQVEVSTLYTDTFFNGVMDSALIHDIPVMAWSPLAGGALFHPKTGQQFRVREILGQMAKKYEADSIDKIAYAFINKLPATICPVVGSTKFERLQSAIDAQSVELTNKDWFKILEVSRGKEVL, encoded by the coding sequence ATGCAGTATGTCGATGTTGCAGAGGGTCTTAAGTTTTCTAAGGTGATTGCCGGCACCATGAGGGCAGCGCATGAAGGTCTGAGCGGCAAAAAAATGGCTGATTTTGTGAATCGCTGTCTGGATGCCGGAGTGACGACTTTTGATCATGCCGACATTTATGGATACTTTGAGAGCAGCCGTCTGTTTGGCGAAGCGGTGCTCAAAGACAATCCGTCATTGCGTGATAAGATCCAGGTCGTTACGAAATTCAACATCATCCTGCCCCGTGAGGAAAATGGTTATGCCCACTACTATGATTCATCAGTTAAGCACTTAAATGAATCGCTGAACAAATCGCTTGAAGTACTGCACACCGATTATGTTGATGTGCTGCTGATTCATCGCCTGGATCCGCTGCTGAATCCGAAAGCGCTCGCGGAAGGACTGGACGATCTGATTAAGCAAGGAAAGGTCAGGCACATCGGTATTTCGAATGCCAGTTATACTTATTTTGAAATGGTCAGCAAATATGTCAAAACGCCGCTTGTTACGAATCAGGTTGAAGTCAGCACGCTCTACACCGATACTTTTTTCAACGGTGTGATGGACAGCGCGCTGATCCACGATATTCCGGTCATGGCTTGGTCCCCGCTCGCCGGCGGTGCCCTGTTTCATCCGAAAACGGGTCAGCAATTCCGCGTCCGTGAAATTCTCGGACAAATGGCGAAAAAATATGAGGCTGATTCCATTGATAAAATCGCTTATGCCTTCATTAATAAACTTCCGGCTACGATCTGCCCGGTTGTCGGTTCGACCAAATTCGAACGCCTCCAATCAGCCATTGATGCTCAGAGTGTTGAGCTGACAAATAAAGATTGGTTCAAGATCCTCGAAGTATCGCGCGGGAAGGAAGTATTATAA
- a CDS encoding alpha-glucoside-specific PTS transporter subunit IIBC, with amino-acid sequence MMQKIQRFGGAMFTPVLLFTFSGIILAISIMLTNPLILGGIAAPGTLWTQFWTLIENGGWTVFNQMELLFVVGLPLGLAKEANGRAAMESLITYLTFNYFINSILTFWGKTFGVNFSVDISQQAAGTGLKMIAGIKTLDTSVLGAIVISAVVVWIHNKYFNKKLPDWLGVFQGSAFVVIIGFFLMVPIAFLTCWIWPIVQRGISSLQGFMTASGFIGVWVYAFLERVLIPTGLHHFIYIPFIYGPAAVPGGTMKYWLAHLQEFSHSTKPLKVLFPQGGFDLFGNDKIFPPIGIAAAFYVTAKKEKRKQVLALLIPAGLTAILAGITEPFEFSFLFVAPVLFVIHAILCATMETTMYLFGVVGDMQDGLIGIMSKNWLPLFANHWSTYLTQIIIGLIFTVIYFFLFRFLILKFNFATPGREADDTDAKLYTKADYKKKKEREGFTENNQYTESAATYLDALGGYDNIEDVTNCATRLRVTVKNEKSVLPDAAFKAGGAHGVVRHGKAFQVIVGLSVPQVREAFERLMKQGIK; translated from the coding sequence TTGATGCAAAAGATTCAACGCTTTGGCGGAGCGATGTTTACACCGGTTTTGCTCTTTACGTTTTCCGGAATCATTCTGGCGATATCGATTATGCTGACAAACCCATTGATCCTTGGAGGCATAGCCGCTCCCGGAACGCTTTGGACGCAGTTCTGGACACTGATTGAAAACGGCGGCTGGACGGTATTTAATCAGATGGAATTGCTGTTCGTTGTCGGTCTTCCGCTTGGCCTTGCCAAGGAAGCGAACGGACGGGCGGCAATGGAGTCGCTCATTACGTATTTGACGTTTAACTATTTTATCAACAGTATTCTGACCTTCTGGGGAAAGACATTTGGCGTTAATTTCTCTGTGGATATCAGCCAGCAGGCTGCCGGGACCGGATTAAAAATGATCGCCGGTATTAAAACGCTTGATACAAGTGTTTTAGGGGCGATCGTGATTTCAGCAGTTGTTGTCTGGATCCATAACAAGTATTTTAATAAAAAGCTGCCCGATTGGCTCGGTGTTTTTCAAGGATCCGCATTTGTCGTCATTATTGGGTTCTTCTTAATGGTTCCGATTGCCTTTTTAACCTGCTGGATCTGGCCCATTGTGCAGAGGGGCATTTCTTCTCTGCAAGGTTTTATGACGGCATCCGGTTTCATCGGTGTTTGGGTTTATGCTTTTCTGGAACGCGTTTTGATCCCAACAGGGCTTCATCATTTTATTTACATCCCGTTTATTTATGGGCCTGCTGCAGTTCCGGGGGGAACGATGAAATACTGGCTGGCTCATCTCCAGGAGTTCTCGCATTCGACTAAGCCGCTCAAGGTATTGTTCCCGCAAGGTGGTTTTGATCTGTTTGGAAATGATAAAATCTTCCCACCCATTGGGATTGCGGCAGCATTTTATGTAACGGCAAAAAAAGAAAAAAGAAAGCAGGTTCTCGCCTTACTGATTCCGGCTGGCTTAACTGCAATCCTGGCTGGTATCACTGAACCATTTGAATTTTCATTTCTGTTTGTTGCGCCGGTCCTGTTCGTCATTCACGCCATTCTGTGCGCAACAATGGAGACAACGATGTACCTGTTTGGTGTCGTTGGAGATATGCAGGATGGATTGATCGGAATTATGTCCAAAAACTGGCTGCCATTGTTCGCAAATCATTGGTCGACTTACCTGACTCAGATCATCATCGGTCTGATTTTCACAGTTATCTACTTTTTCTTATTCCGCTTCCTGATTCTCAAGTTTAATTTTGCGACACCCGGCCGTGAAGCTGACGATACCGATGCAAAGCTTTATACAAAAGCTGATTACAAGAAAAAAAAGGAACGTGAAGGATTCACGGAAAACAATCAATATACTGAATCCGCAGCCACTTATCTCGATGCACTGGGCGGTTATGACAATATCGAGGATGTCACAAACTGTGCAACCCGTCTTCGTGTAACAGTCAAGAATGAAAAAAGCGTACTGCCCGACGCGGCGTTTAAAGCTGGGGGAGCACATGGCGTTGTCAGACACGGCAAAGCATTCCAGGTCATTGTCGGATTGTCTGTTCCGCAGGTTCGTGAGGCTTTTGAAAGATTGATGAAACAAGGAATTAAATAA
- a CDS encoding 6-phospho-alpha-glucosidase, giving the protein MKKFSIVIAGGGSTYTPGIVMTLLNHLDKFPIRQLKFYDNDGERQKVIADACEVIIREKAPEIKFLATTDPEQGFTDVDFVMAQIRVGKYAMRDKDEKIPLKYGVIGQETCGPGGIAYGLRSIGGVLEILDYMEKYSPNAWMLNYSNPASIVAEATRRLRPNSKILNICDMPVGIQERMAAIVGLKQYNDLEVRYFGLNHFGWWTAIRDKQGNDLMPKLREYVSQHGYLLSDKEEVSTQPSWKATFGMAQNTFALDPERFPNTYLQYYLYTKYEADHMNPDYTRTDEVRDGREKFVFSECRRIAANQSIEGLKFTPDEHSNYIVDLSRAIAYNTHERMLVIIENDGAVSNFEPAAMVEVPCIVGSNGPERLAMGKIPRFQKGFLEQQVAVEKLAVDAWVEHSYLKLWQALTLSHTVPDANVAKKILDDLIVANKEFWPELKKDKKEAEAELSLS; this is encoded by the coding sequence ATGAAGAAATTTTCAATTGTGATTGCAGGAGGCGGCAGCACCTATACCCCGGGAATTGTCATGACGCTGCTGAATCATCTGGACAAATTTCCAATCCGTCAGCTTAAATTTTACGATAATGACGGTGAACGTCAGAAAGTGATTGCCGATGCATGTGAAGTGATTATCAGGGAGAAAGCGCCCGAGATCAAGTTCCTGGCGACTACGGATCCGGAACAGGGATTTACCGATGTGGATTTCGTTATGGCCCAGATTCGCGTCGGCAAATATGCGATGCGCGACAAAGACGAGAAGATTCCGTTGAAATATGGTGTTATCGGACAGGAAACCTGCGGGCCTGGCGGTATCGCCTATGGCCTTCGTTCAATTGGCGGCGTGCTCGAAATTCTCGATTACATGGAAAAATATTCGCCGAATGCATGGATGCTGAATTACTCGAACCCGGCATCGATCGTTGCAGAAGCAACCCGCCGCCTGAGACCGAACTCGAAAATCCTCAACATCTGCGACATGCCGGTCGGCATTCAGGAACGTATGGCAGCGATCGTCGGACTGAAGCAGTACAATGATCTGGAGGTTCGTTATTTTGGTTTGAACCACTTCGGCTGGTGGACGGCAATCCGTGACAAACAGGGCAATGATCTGATGCCGAAACTGCGTGAGTATGTTTCACAGCACGGTTATCTGCTTTCGGATAAAGAAGAAGTTAGCACGCAGCCGAGCTGGAAAGCGACATTCGGGATGGCGCAAAATACTTTTGCGCTTGATCCTGAGCGTTTCCCGAATACGTACCTGCAGTACTATCTGTATACAAAATACGAAGCCGACCACATGAACCCGGACTATACACGCACTGATGAAGTCAGGGACGGGCGTGAAAAATTTGTGTTCAGTGAATGCCGGCGAATCGCAGCCAATCAGTCCATCGAAGGACTAAAATTCACTCCAGACGAACACTCGAATTACATTGTCGATCTGTCGCGGGCCATTGCTTACAATACGCATGAACGGATGCTTGTTATTATTGAAAACGACGGAGCAGTTTCCAACTTTGAACCGGCAGCAATGGTCGAAGTGCCTTGTATCGTGGGCTCGAATGGTCCGGAACGCCTGGCCATGGGCAAGATCCCGCGTTTCCAGAAGGGGTTCCTGGAACAGCAGGTTGCGGTAGAAAAACTGGCAGTGGATGCATGGGTTGAACATTCCTATCTGAAACTGTGGCAGGCACTGACCCTTTCACATACGGTTCCAGATGCGAATGTTGCGAAAAAGATTCTGGACGATCTGATTGTGGCTAACAAGGAATTCTGGCCGGAACTGAAAAAAGATAAGAAAGAAGCAGAAGCGGAACTGAGCTTAAGCTGA
- a CDS encoding MurR/RpiR family transcriptional regulator: MEMLINKYYEQLNENDLSTLHYIIENKKKCSELSITDLANSCNISKSSVLRTAQKLGFSGFSEFKYSLKLDIDPEAGKSKSYFQQTMVNVRRTMDFFEKADLLPIYEKIKFADHIYAYGTGWAQRNAIAELKRNFLNCGRMINNIEAKRELDMGIGFLNERDLLIIISLSGDISDIIEAIRLLSVKKVPVLSITNANFDHNELASLVPYNLYYHSTMYPLKNKHQIKEDPISLVTLSFLCEALFFGYLFQYPDNKEGRE, from the coding sequence ATGGAAATGTTGATCAACAAATACTATGAACAACTGAATGAGAATGATTTGTCCACGTTGCACTATATCATTGAAAATAAGAAGAAGTGTTCCGAGCTGAGCATTACGGATTTAGCAAACAGCTGCAATATCTCAAAGTCCTCCGTTTTGCGTACGGCCCAGAAGTTAGGTTTTTCAGGATTCAGCGAATTTAAATATTCCCTGAAACTTGATATAGATCCGGAGGCAGGAAAATCGAAAAGTTATTTTCAGCAGACGATGGTCAACGTTAGGCGCACAATGGACTTTTTTGAAAAAGCAGATCTGTTACCCATTTATGAAAAGATAAAATTTGCGGATCATATTTACGCCTATGGCACAGGATGGGCGCAGCGCAATGCGATTGCCGAATTGAAGCGCAACTTCCTGAATTGCGGCAGAATGATCAATAATATAGAAGCTAAGCGTGAACTGGATATGGGTATTGGCTTTTTGAATGAACGCGATTTATTGATCATTATATCGTTGAGCGGTGATATTTCCGATATTATTGAAGCTATTCGCCTGCTCAGCGTTAAAAAAGTGCCCGTCCTGTCGATCACGAATGCTAATTTTGACCATAATGAACTGGCCAGTCTTGTGCCATACAATCTGTACTACCATTCCACAATGTATCCGTTGAAAAATAAACATCAAATAAAGGAAGATCCGATATCACTGGTCACCTTGTCTTTTTTATGTGAGGCTTTGTTTTTTGGCTATCTCTTTCAATATCCGGATAACAAAGAGGGAAGGGAGTGA